From Apium graveolens cultivar Ventura chromosome 9, ASM990537v1, whole genome shotgun sequence, the proteins below share one genomic window:
- the LOC141684696 gene encoding GATA transcription factor 7-like: MEYCMEARALKPSLLSEVDMKSATAQQVFFDDVWCVTNVGCDDFSVDDLLDFSDKDFKESFVKENEEKQSGSVDDDENSENSRGSENFASLTAAELSVPVDEMENLEWLSQFVDDSVSGMSLLCSTGKFSGNRSEPARKRYTVLELPNPVHKKPRTKRFRTTGKAWSHGLLLLTESFSTSVYSYQDSTGSYPVHAVDSSGSVQKPAAKKPRKLTAGESGLSGAQTFRRCSHCLVQKTPQWRTGPLGPKTLCNACGVRFKSGRLFPEYRPACSPTFSGDVHSNSHRKVLEMRRKKETVEKVETRFMPMVRSF; the protein is encoded by the exons ATGGAGTACTGCATGGAAGCAAGAGCACTGAAGCCAAGTTTGTTGTCAGAAGTGGACATGAAATCAGCAACAGCACAGCAAGTGTTTTTTGATGATGTTTGGTGTGTTACTAACGTTGGCTGTGATGATTTCTCTGTTGATGATCTTCTTGATTTCTCCGACAAGGATTTTAAGGAGAGTTTTGTTAAGGAGAATGAAGAGAAACAGTCTGGTTCTGTTGATGATgatgaaaattctgaaaattctcgTGGTTCTGAGAACTTTGCTTCTCTTACTGCTGCCGAACTCTCGGTTCCG GTTGATGAAATGGAGAATCTGGAGTGGTTATCACAATTTGTTGATGATTCTGTTTCTGGGATGTCGTTGTTGTGCTCCACCGGAAAATTTTCCGGCAACCGGTCTGAACCGGCCCGGAAAAGGTACACGGTTCTGGAGTTACCGAACCCGGTTCACAAAAAACCGAGAACCAAACGGTTCAGGACAACTGGCAAAGCATGGTCCCACGGGCTACTTTTACTCACCGAGTCATTTTCAACGTCCGTGTATTCTTATCAAGACTCGACCGGTTCGTATCCGGTTCATGCAGTCGACTCATCCGGTTCGGTTCAAAAGCCGGCGGCGAAGAAACCAAGAAAACTCACAGCTGGCGAGAGTGGTTTAAGTGGGGCCCAGACTTTTCGAAGATGTAGTCATTGTCTTGTTCAGAAGACCCCACAATGGAGAACCGGTCCACTCGGTCCGAAAACACTTTGTAATGCATGTGGTGTCCGGTTCAAGTCCGGTCGGCTTTTTCCGGAGTACAGACCGGCTTGCAgtccgactttttccggcgacgTTCACTCGAACAGTCACCGGAAAGTGTTGGAAATGCGCCGGAAAAAGGAGACGGTGGAGAAAGTGGAGACCCGGTTCATGCCGATGGTTCGTAGCTTTTAA
- the LOC141686719 gene encoding SH3 domain-containing protein 2-like, with translation MEAIRKQASKLREQVARQQQAVLKQFGGSGYGGPDSVGDGPEFQQHQKLEKLYISTRAAKHFQREIVRGVEGYIVTGSKQVEIGTKLSEDSRKYGVENTCTSGSTLSKAAASFGRARAQMEKERGNMLKAFGTQVAEPLRAMVLGAPLEDARHLAQRYDRMRQEAESQAIEVSRRQAKVREGTGNPDIVMKLEAAESKLQDLKSNINILGKEATAAMSAVEAQQQRLTLQRLISMVESERAYHQRVLQILDQLESEMMSERQRIEAAPPTTSADNNPPPPPPYEEVNDVFTATHNGTADAMDYFLGEALYSYHAESDVELNLSIGDYVVVRKVSNNGWAEGECNAKAGWFPFGYIERRERVLASKIADLS, from the exons ATGGAAGCAATCAGAAAACAAGCCTCCAAGCTCCGAGAACAAGTCGCTCGCCAACAACAG GCTGTCCTTAAACAATTTGGAGGTAGTGGCTATGGAGGTCCCGATTCTGTTGGTGATGGGCCAGAATTCCAGCAGCACCAAAAACTTGAAAAATTATACATATCTACACGTGCTGCCAAG cattttcaaagGGAGATTGTACGTGGCGTAGAAGGTTATATTGTTACCGGATCCAAGCAAGTGGAAATAG GAACAAAGCTATCAGAAGATAGCAGAAAATATGGTGTTGAGAATACATGTACCAGTGGCAGCACATTGTCAAAAGCTGCAGCAAGTTTTGGACGTGCACGTGCTCAGATGGAAAAGGAACGTGGAAATATGCTGAAAGCTTTTGGTACACAG GTTGCAGAACCATTAAGAGCGATGGTACTGGGAGCTCCACTTGAAGACGCTAGACATCTTGCTCAACGTTATGATAGAATGCGTCAAGAGGCTGAATCTCAG GCCATTGAAGTTTCTAGACGACAAGCAAAAGTGCGAGAAGGAACAGGAAACCCAGACATAGTTATGAAACTTGAAGCAGCAGAATCGAAGCTTCAGGATCTAAAATCAAACATTAATATATTGGGAAAGGAAGCTACGGCAGCAATGTCTGCTGTTGAAGCTCAGCAGCAAAGGTTGACGCTCCAACGACTTATCTCCATG GTTGAATCAGAGCGTGCTTATCATCAAAGAGTTCTCCAGATACTTGATCAGCTTGAAAGCGAG ATGATGTCAGAACGACAGAGAATTGAAGCAGCCCCACCTACTACAAGTGCAGACAATAACcctccaccaccaccaccatATGAAGAAGTAAATGATGTTTTCACTGCAACACATAATGGAACAGCTGATGCTATGGATTATTTTCTAGGAGAA GCTTTATACTCGTATCATGCAGAATCTGACGTGGAGCTCAATTTGTCAATTGGTGACTATGTTGTTGTCCGCAAG GTATCTAACAACGGTTGGGCAGAAGGTGAATGTAATGCGAAAGCAGGCTGGTTCCCATTTGGATACATTGAAAGACGGGAAAGAGTTCTTGCGAGCAAGATTGCTGACTTATCCTAA
- the LOC141683669 gene encoding squalene synthase 2 isoform X2, producing the protein MGSLGAVLKHPDDLYPLLKLKYAAKHAEKQIPPEPHWAFCYSMLHKVSRSFGLVIQQLGPQLRDAVCIFYLVLRALDTVEDDTSISAEVKVPILNNFHRHVYDNDWHFSCGTKEYKVLMDEFHHVSNAFLELAKGYQEAIEDITMRMGAGMAKFICKEVESIDDYDEYCHYVAGLVGLGLSKLFHASGAEDLATDALSNSMGLFLQKTNIIRDYLEDINEIPKSRMFWPREIWSKYVDKLEDLKSEENSAKAVQCLNEMVANALIHAEDCLQYMSDLRDPAIFRFCAIPQIMAIGTLSLCFNNIQVFRGVVKMRRGLTAKVIDRTKTMSDVYGAFFDFSCLLKSKVDKDDPNATITLSRLEAIQKTCKNSGALTKRRSYIIENESGYNSVLIAIIFIILAILCSYLSSNLSNNA; encoded by the exons ATGGGAAGCTTGGGAGCTGTATTGAAGCATCCTGATGATTTGTATCCACTTTTAAAGCTTAAATATGCTGCTAAACACGCCGAGAAACAGATCCCACCGGAGCCACACTGGGCGTTCTGTTATTCTATGCTTCATAAGGTTTCTAGAAGCTTCGGTCTCGTTATTCAACAGCTCGGTCCACAGCTTCGTGATGCT GTGTGCATTTTTTACTTGGTACTTCGGGCTCTCGACACTGTTG aggatgacacaagcatATCCGCAGAGGTTAAAGTACCTATCCTGAATAATTTTCATCGCCACGTATATGATAATGATTGGCACTTCTCAT GTGGTACGAAGGAATACAAAGTTCTCATGGACGAGTTCCATCATGTTTCTAATGCCTTTTTGGAGCTCGCTAAAGG TTACCAGGAGGCAATAGAAGATATCACCATGCGAATGGGTGCAGGAATGGCAAAGTTTATATGCAAGGAG GTAGAATCCATTGATGATTATGATGAATATTGTCACTATGTAGCAGGACTTGTTGGATTAGGGCTGTCAAAGCTATTCCATGCTTCAGGGGCAGAAGATCTGGCTACAGATGCTTTATCTAATTCAATGGGTTTATTTCTCCAG AAGACAAACATCATCCGAGATTATTTGGAGGACATTAATGAGATACCAAAGTCACGCATGTTTTGGCCTCGCGAGATCTGGAGTAAATATGTTGATAAACTCGAG GACTTAAAATCTGAGGAGAACTCAGCAAAGGCGGTGCAGTGCCTTAATGAGATGGTCGCAAATGCTCTGATACACGCAGAAGACTGTCTACAATACATGTCTGATTTGCGGGATCCTGCCATCTTTCGGTTCTGTGCAATTCCACAG ATAATGGCAATTGGAACGCTTTCTTTATGCTTCAACAATATTCAAGTCTTCAGAGGGGTTGTGAAAATGAGACGTG GTCTCACTGCTAAAGTTATTGACCGAACAAAAACAATGTCCGACGTATATGGTGCATtctttgatttttcttgtttgCTGAAGTCTAAG GTTGACAAGGATGATCCAAATGCTACGATAACTTTGAGCAGGTTAGAAGCAATTCAGAAAACATGCAAGAATTCAGGAGCTCTAACTAAAAG AAGATCATACATAATCGAGAATGAATCAGGATACAACTCTGTGTTG ATCGCTATCATCTTCATCATTCTGGCTATCCTTTGTTCATATCTATCTTCAAACCTTTCAAACAATGCAT GA
- the LOC141683669 gene encoding squalene synthase 2 isoform X1, with protein MGSLGAVLKHPDDLYPLLKLKYAAKHAEKQIPPEPHWAFCYSMLHKVSRSFGLVIQQLGPQLRDAVCIFYLVLRALDTVEDDTSISAEVKVPILNNFHRHVYDNDWHFSCGTKEYKVLMDEFHHVSNAFLELAKGYQEAIEDITMRMGAGMAKFICKEVESIDDYDEYCHYVAGLVGLGLSKLFHASGAEDLATDALSNSMGLFLQKTNIIRDYLEDINEIPKSRMFWPREIWSKYVDKLEDLKSEENSAKAVQCLNEMVANALIHAEDCLQYMSDLRDPAIFRFCAIPQIMAIGTLSLCFNNIQVFRGVVKMRRGLTAKVIDRTKTMSDVYGAFFDFSCLLKSKVDKDDPNATITLSRLEAIQKTCKNSGALTKSRRSYIIENESGYNSVLIAIIFIILAILCSYLSSNLSNNA; from the exons ATGGGAAGCTTGGGAGCTGTATTGAAGCATCCTGATGATTTGTATCCACTTTTAAAGCTTAAATATGCTGCTAAACACGCCGAGAAACAGATCCCACCGGAGCCACACTGGGCGTTCTGTTATTCTATGCTTCATAAGGTTTCTAGAAGCTTCGGTCTCGTTATTCAACAGCTCGGTCCACAGCTTCGTGATGCT GTGTGCATTTTTTACTTGGTACTTCGGGCTCTCGACACTGTTG aggatgacacaagcatATCCGCAGAGGTTAAAGTACCTATCCTGAATAATTTTCATCGCCACGTATATGATAATGATTGGCACTTCTCAT GTGGTACGAAGGAATACAAAGTTCTCATGGACGAGTTCCATCATGTTTCTAATGCCTTTTTGGAGCTCGCTAAAGG TTACCAGGAGGCAATAGAAGATATCACCATGCGAATGGGTGCAGGAATGGCAAAGTTTATATGCAAGGAG GTAGAATCCATTGATGATTATGATGAATATTGTCACTATGTAGCAGGACTTGTTGGATTAGGGCTGTCAAAGCTATTCCATGCTTCAGGGGCAGAAGATCTGGCTACAGATGCTTTATCTAATTCAATGGGTTTATTTCTCCAG AAGACAAACATCATCCGAGATTATTTGGAGGACATTAATGAGATACCAAAGTCACGCATGTTTTGGCCTCGCGAGATCTGGAGTAAATATGTTGATAAACTCGAG GACTTAAAATCTGAGGAGAACTCAGCAAAGGCGGTGCAGTGCCTTAATGAGATGGTCGCAAATGCTCTGATACACGCAGAAGACTGTCTACAATACATGTCTGATTTGCGGGATCCTGCCATCTTTCGGTTCTGTGCAATTCCACAG ATAATGGCAATTGGAACGCTTTCTTTATGCTTCAACAATATTCAAGTCTTCAGAGGGGTTGTGAAAATGAGACGTG GTCTCACTGCTAAAGTTATTGACCGAACAAAAACAATGTCCGACGTATATGGTGCATtctttgatttttcttgtttgCTGAAGTCTAAG GTTGACAAGGATGATCCAAATGCTACGATAACTTTGAGCAGGTTAGAAGCAATTCAGAAAACATGCAAGAATTCAGGAGCTCTAACTAAAAG CAGAAGATCATACATAATCGAGAATGAATCAGGATACAACTCTGTGTTG ATCGCTATCATCTTCATCATTCTGGCTATCCTTTGTTCATATCTATCTTCAAACCTTTCAAACAATGCAT GA